From one Montipora capricornis isolate CH-2021 chromosome 10, ASM3666992v2, whole genome shotgun sequence genomic stretch:
- the LOC138018668 gene encoding cystathionine gamma-synthase-like has protein sequence MSDKRLMCNGLQRKAFESLAVGSEYIPVEEPNPINVPIYSSSTFKISSVDHGEDLATGKSGWIYSRWENPTTEAASNTLNNLEGGYGTLLFSSGMAAITTALMALLKSGDHVVMPNMVYAGTLSLVRNILSRFGVEFTSVDGTDPEKYREAVKPSTKVLFCESPCNPTMTLMDFEEFGKLGKTLGIVTMTDGTFASPFNQTPIQHGIDVVIHSCTKYIGGHSDITAGSLTLASKQLFHQCYELRKFLGGCLSPFDASLLHRGLKTLHVRMERHNHNAMEIAKFLEAHPKVEKVHYPGLQSHPHHEVAKKQMRGFSGMVSFEVKGGRQGASRLVEHVELIQLAVSLGGVQSLIEVPGAMTHPEKYITASDRQEGGLRESLIRFSVGLENVEDLKKDLEQALEKV, from the exons ATGAGCGATAAGCGTTTGATGTGCAATGGACTTCAGAGGAAAGCTTTCGAATCACTGGCGGTGGGTAGTGAATATATTCCCGTCGAAGAACCGAATCCCATCAACGTTCCGATCTATTCTTCATCAACATTCAAAATTTCATCCGTAGATCACGGAGAGGACCTTGCCACGGGAAAG agtGGCTGGATATACAGTCGTTGGGAAAACCCCACAACTGAAGCAGCATCAAACACACTTAATAATTTGGAAGGTGGATATGGTACATTGTTATTTTCATCTGGCATGGCTGCAATTACCACAGCTTTGATGGCTTTGCTCAAGTCTGGTGATCATGTG GTGATGCCAAATATGGTGTACGCTGGAACACTAAGCCTTGTGCGAAATATTCTTTCACGTTTTGGTGTGGAATTTACTTCTGTAGATGGAACAGATCCTGAGAAGTATCGCGAGGCAGTCAAACCAAGCACTAAG GTTCTTTTTTGTGAATCACCATGTAACCCAACTATGACTTTGATGGACTTCGAAGAATTTGGTAAACTTGGCAAAACTCTCGGCATTGTTACCATGACTGATGGCACTTTCGCCTCACCATTTAATCAGACACCCATCCAACATGGAATTGATGTTGTCATCCATAGTTG CACCAAATATATTGGTGGTCACAGTGATATCACAGCTGGGTCTCTTACACTGGCATCAAAGCAACTGTTTCACCAGTGTTATGAGCTGCGCAAGTTTCTTGGAGGATGTTTG TCCCCATTTGATGCAAGCCTTCTTCATCGTGGACTTAAAACCCTCCATGTGCGCATGGAAAGACACAACCATAATGCTATGGAAATTGCCAAGTTCTTAGAAGCTCATCCAAAG GTTGAAAAGGTTCATTATCCCGGTTTACAATCACACCCTCACCATGAAGTCGCTAAGAAGCAAATGCGAGGCTTCAGCGGTATGGTGTCTTTTGAGGTCAAAGGAGGAAGGCAAGGGGCCTCTCGACTTGTGGAG CATGTGGAATTGATTCAGCTTGCTGTGTCTCTGGGAGGAGTTCAAAGTTTAATCGAGGTGCCCGGCGCCATGACTCATCCGGAAAAGTACATTACAGCATCTGATCGACAAGAAGGAGGATTGAGGGAATCCCTTATTCGATTCAG CGTGGGCTTGGAGAACGTTGAAGACCTCAAGAAAGATCTTGAACAGGCCTTGGAGAAAGTTTAA